In Sorghum bicolor cultivar BTx623 chromosome 8, Sorghum_bicolor_NCBIv3, whole genome shotgun sequence, one genomic interval encodes:
- the LOC8070112 gene encoding BURP domain-containing protein 3 gives MYPLALFLVILVTTGTASAVYGHPAAAGTPAARFWEEALPGTPMPEAIANLIQQGIDHSPLVEHFTSSSRRPAAVDLITYSYNGGSRVYAAVPPGFFFLESQVSVGSAMTVSFEPAAMWPPILPRDVAQKVPFSNLADVLATFHIAASSAEATTVGETVSLCGAPPPLTGGEQKACATSLEDTVESATHMLVGGGSVRHHGVVLWAASSSASAVPPAAHHQQQPSFVVQAVASLDGDRHVGCHAMPFPYAVYYCHMTGRPSKAYAVSLRGLTAGGSPAVTTMAAICHLDTSNWDPAHPAFEMLRTRPGGAPVCHFMSYASLLFGEKAANA, from the exons ATGTATCCATTGGCACTCTTCCTGGTGATCTTGGTCACCACCGGCACCGCCTCTGCAGTGTACGGCCATCCTGCCGCCGCTGGCACTCCGGCGGCGCGGTTCTGGGAGGAGGCCCTCCCCGGCACGCCCATGCCGGAGGCCATAGCCAACCTTATCCAACAAG GCATTGACCATTCGCCGCTTGTGGAGCATTTCACTTCTAGCAGCCGCCGCCCTGCTGCCGTCGATTTGATAACATACAGTTACAATGGCGGCTCTCGGGTTTACGCAGCGGTGCCACCAGGCTTCTTCTTCCTCGAGTCTCAGGTAAGCGTGGGAAGCGCCATGACAGTCTCCTTCGAGCCGGCAGCGATGTGGCCTCCCATCCTCCCCCGCGACGTCGCCCAGAAGGTCCCATTCAGCAACCTAGCGGACGTGCTCGCCACGTTCCACAtcgcggcgagctccgccgaggCGACGACGGTAGGCGAGACCGTGAGCCTGTGCGGAGCCCCGCCGCCACTCACCGGCGGTGAGCAGAAGGCCTGCGCGACGTCGCTGGAGGACACCGTGGAGAGCGCCACCCACATGCtcgtcggcggcggcagcgtTCGTCATCATGGCGTGGTGTTGTGGGCGGctagctcgtcggcgtcggcggtgCCGCCGGCGGcacaccaccagcagcagccgTCGTTCGTTGTCCAGGCGGTCGCCTCGCTCGACGGCGACCGCCACGTCGGCTGCCACGCCATGCCGTTCCCGTACGCCGTCTACTACTGTCACATGACGGGGCGGCCGTCCAAGGCGTACGCGGTCTCGCTCCGCGGCCTCACCGCCGGTGGCAGTCCGGCGGTCACCACCATGGCGGCGATCTGCCACCTCGACACCTCCAACTGGGACCCGGCGCACCCGGCCTTCGAGATGCTGCGCACACGGCCGGGCGGCGCGCCGGTTTGCCACTTCATGTCGTACGCCAGTCTGCTCTTCGGCGAGAAGGCAGCCAACGCCTAA
- the LOC8076651 gene encoding BURP domain-containing protein 13 → MAMAHGQFAASTPAARFWEQALPGSPMPEVIADFVQKGIDQSPLVEPYSAQPSISMCTLFNTICDQRTVAETGIYFHAAKLHPGSTMTLSFPAEAETPILPHDVADKVPFENLSDVLSTFHISPGSAEAAQVEDTLSKCLQPPIAGEMKACTTSLESTVKAAMEMLGTAASGQLMQGGGGGGGDYVWAATSALPRGGRLPRRQYVVQAVTPLDGDGYVSCHKVPFPYAVYQCHVTYTGYGGYKVSLRGGGRHDDDEEGPTVSLLAFCHFDTSCWNPMHPAFQILNTHPGSTPVCHFMSYGNLAFVKKAGTA, encoded by the exons ATGGCCATGGCGCATGGCCAATTTGCAGCCAGCACTCCGGCAGCACGGTTCTGGGAGCAGGCACTCCCCGGCTCGCCGATGCCGGAGGTCATAGCAGATTTTGTTCAGAAAG GAATCGATCAGTCACCGCTTGTGGAGCCCTACTCTGCACAGCCCAGTATTAGCATGTGCACACTCTTCAACACCATATGCGACCAGCGGACGGTGGCGGAGACCGGCATCTACTTCCACGCGGCCAAGCTACATCCGGGCAGCACCATGACCCTCTCCTTCCCGGCGGAGGCGGAGACACCCATCCTCCCGCACGACGTCGCCGACAAGGTCCCCTTCGAGAACCTAAGCGACGTCCTATCCACGTTCCACATCTCGCCGGGCTCCGCCGAGGCGGCGCAAGTGGAGGACACCCTAAGCAAGTGCCTGCAGCCGCCAATCGCCGGCGAGATGAAAGCCTGCACCACGTCGCTAGAGAGCACCGTGAAGGCCGCCATGGAGATGCTCGGCACCGCCGCCTCCGGCCAGCTGATgcagggtggtggtggtggtggtggtgactaCGTGTGGGCGGCAACGTCGGCGCTCCCCCGCGGTGGCCGGCTGCCACGCCGGCAGTACGTGGTCCAGGCAGTCACCCCGCTCGACGGCGACGGCTACGTGTCTTGCCACAAGGTGCCGTTCCCGTACGCCGTCTACCAGTGCCACGTTACGTATACGGGGTACGGAGGCTACAAGGTCTcgctccgcggcggcggccgccatgacgacgacgaggagggccCGACGGTCTCCTTGCTGGCGTTCTGCCATTTCGACACCTCCTGCTGGAACCCGATGCACCCGGCGTTCCAGATACTCAACACCCACCCTGGCAGTACGCCGGTGTGCCATTTCATGTCGTACGGCAACCTCGCGTTCGTCAAGAAGGCAGGCACAGCCTAG
- the LOC8070113 gene encoding BURP domain-containing protein 13 encodes MLALEMHRLAIILHLVVVVAGAIRVLGHPGDAGGVTPLVHFWEKALPGTPVPEVIADLVHKGIDHSPLAEHYPVTDYGARDVFFDTNYAVAGDDIKRKKGWQRCRRCAEDAKAGFYFRETQLRVGSTMTFSFRPAMVAPILPHAVAEKVPFGDLPDLLATFDIAPSSAEAATVADTLSQCQALPIDGEHKACATSLESTVQSAMRMLGTAGTDDDDSATTLWAAASALPSTGLPLQPYVIQAVTTLDGDRHVGCHIMPYPYAVYFCHMTPAMPTKVYLVSLRSSISGGGPAVTMAAICHLDTSNWQKAHPAFEMVHTQPGGVPVCHFMSYGNLLFGEKAVAATR; translated from the exons ATgctagctctagagatgcatcgATTGGCAATAATCCTCCACCTTGTTGTGGTTGTAGCCGGCGCCATCAGGGTGCTTGGCCACCCCGGCGATGCAGGCGGCGTTACACCCTTGGTGCATTTTTGGGAGAAGGCCCTCCCGGGTACACCTGTGCCAGAGGTCATCGCCGACCTCGTCCATAAAG GCATTGATCATTCGCCGCTTGCCGAGCACTACCCTGTAACTGACTACGGCGCAAGAGATGTATTTTTTGACACAAACTACGCCGTCGCAGGAGATGATATTAAGCGTAAGAAAGGTTGGCAGCGATGCCGCCGCTGTGCAGAAGACGCAAAAGCAGGCTTCTACTTCCGCGAGACACAACTGCGTGTGGGCAGCACCATGACCTTCTCCTTCCGTCCGGCAATGGTTGCTCCCATCCTCCCACACGCCGTCGCTGAGAAAGTCCCGTTCGGTGACCTGCCGGACTTGCTCGCGACGTTCGACATTGCGCCCAGCTCTGCCGAGGCGGCGACGGTGGCGGACACCCTGAGCCAATGCCAGGCGTTACCAATCGACGGCGAGCACAAGGCCTGCGCCACGTCCCTGGAGAGTACCGTGCAGAGCGCCATGCGCATGCTTGGCACCGCCGGCAcagacgacgacgacagcgcgACGACGCTGTGGGCCGCCGCGTCGGCGCTCCCGAGCACCGGCTTGCCACTCCAGCCCTACGTGATCCAGGCGGTCACCACGCTGGACGGCGACCGCCATGTGGGCTGCCATATCATGCCGTATCCGTACGCCGTCTACTTCTGCCACATGACGCCGGCGATGCCAACAAAGGTGTATCTGGTCTCGCTCCGCAGCAGCATCAGCGGCGGCGGTCCGGCGGTCACCATGGCGGCGATCTGCCACCTCGACACCTCCAACTGGCAGAAGGCTCACCCAGCCTTCGAGATGGTGCACACCCAGCCCGGTGGCGTGCCGGTGTGCCACTTCATGTCTTATGGTAATCTGCTGTTTGGGGAGAAGGCAGTGGCGGCCACTCGCTAA
- the LOC110429754 gene encoding BURP domain-containing protein 5-like → MHPLELFLVVLVTTGAASAVYSHPAAAGTPAARFWEEALPGTPMPEAIADLIQQGIDHSPLVEHFTSSGHTPVMNINYGYGAYAGSSLMNAAVPPGSFFLQSQLRVGTAMTVSSESAATVPPILPRDVAQKVPFSNLADVLAAFHISPSSAEATTVSDTLSLCGAPPSLAGEQKACTTSLEDTVESATHMLVVGSSVRHGVVYLWAASSAAAVPPAAHHHQQQYVVQAVTSLDGDRHVGCHAMPFPYAVYYCHMTGRPSKAYAVLLRSVTGGSSAPVTKAAICHLDTSNWDPAHPAFEMLHTRPGGEPVCHFMSYASLLFGEKAAN, encoded by the exons ATGCATCCATTGGAGCTCTTCCTGGTGGTCTTGGTTACCACCGGTGCCGCCTCTGCGGTGTACAGCCATCCTGCCGCCGCTGGTACTCCAGCGGCACGGTTTTGGGAGGAGGCCCTCCCTGGCACACCCATGCCGGAGGCCATCGCCGACCTCATCCAACAAG GCATTGACCATTCCCCTCTCGTGGAGCATTTCACTTCTAGCGGCCACACCCCTGTCATGAACATAAACTACGGCTACGGGGCCTACGCCGGCAGCTCTCTAATGAACGCAGCAGTGCCCCCAGGCTCCTTCTTCCTCCAGTCTCAGCTGCGCGTGGGAACCGCCATGACCGTCTCCTCCGAGTCGGCAGCTACCGTGCCACCCATCCTCCCACGCGACGTCGCCCAGAAGGTCCCATTCAGCAACCTAGCGGACGTGCTCGCCGCGTTCCACATCTCGCCAAGCTCCGCCGAGGCGACGACGGTGAGCGACACCCTGAGCCTGTGCGGAGCCCCGCCGTCACTCGCCGGTGAGCAGAAGGCCTGCACCACGTCGCTGGAGGACACCGTGGAGAGCGCCACGCACATGCTCGTCGTCGGCAGCAGCGTTCGTCATGGGGTGGTGTATTTGTGGGCggcctcgtcggcggcggcggtgccgcCGGCGGcacaccaccaccagcagcagtaCGTTGTCCAGGCGGTCACCTCGCTCGACGGCGATCGCCACGTCGGCTGCCACGCCATGCCGTTCCCGTACGCCGTCTACTACTGTCACATGACGGGGCGGCCGTCCAAGGCGTACGCGGTCTTGCTCCGCAGCGTCACCGGCGGCAGCAGTGCGCCGGTCACCAAGGCGGCGATCTGCCACCTCGACACCTCCAACTGGGACCCGGCGCACCCGGCCTTCGAGATGCTGCACACACGGCCGGGCGGCGAGCCGGTTTGCCACTTCATGTCCTATGCCAGTTTGCTCTTTGGTGAGAAGGCAGCCAATTAA